In the Aromatoleum bremense genome, one interval contains:
- a CDS encoding DUF6351 family protein, with protein sequence MWLSLLLTATLPAGSSAPPKAQSPIVVGLPAGFDAKAPAAPYDGPHPSRLQRPAETFRFPIRLGEVGPGEALFAGPRQYPFVCDTEASGLGQPLVDNHARVGTPVVSKAATVFANPAPIGYSQDCLVRTRAWYYYKPRDKEKFERWSEVVRDVDSVSINGAQVPFIVRVEMGTINRFIYVIAALKGPHETLAAPSAAHWNGRLIYQFSGGVGIGHRQGRVKPSRVLEGRREQLAQGYAVVASTGTTTSTHYNIWLAEDTALRVKRQFVALYGEPDYTIGVGGSGGAIQQYLLAQNRPGLIDAAIAQYSYPDMVTQTIWALDCELLEYYFDRTDRRNPLWHQAEHRQWVEGLNASNDYQGEGRARRIATTTRLALLAGERRLADAEGQTECVVGWRGLTPLVLNPRFAFIEDRLARRVFRRVQWSYFEDLKDFYGTDAQGYARIPWDNVGVQYGLRALQRGQIDVEQFLRLNARVGTWKPVAEMKRERFWILRGASSDLQDFSPWSAHNMNRGKTRDAPAPRFEGDRLAMAAAYRSGQVFLGRLDIPVIDVRHYLEPVLDMHHASASFSVRARLLAAQGDAGNQAIWVSDRKHDPTPEAFAAIERWLAAKRARPEQSWSALRPAAASDRCIDAQGKTMFSGDRVWDGEWNQRPPGPCMRAYPIYGNTRIVAGDTIRGDHFKCTLQTVGEALDAGLYEPIDMRPYRARLERIFPQGVCDYRQAAQGRPADLPGADSPG encoded by the coding sequence GTGTGGTTGAGCTTGCTGCTGACGGCCACGCTGCCCGCCGGGTCCTCCGCGCCGCCGAAGGCGCAAAGTCCGATCGTGGTCGGCTTGCCGGCCGGCTTCGATGCGAAGGCGCCCGCCGCACCCTACGACGGACCGCACCCGTCGCGGCTGCAGCGCCCTGCCGAGACGTTCCGGTTTCCGATAAGGCTCGGCGAGGTGGGGCCGGGCGAAGCCCTGTTTGCCGGTCCCAGGCAGTATCCGTTTGTTTGCGACACCGAAGCTTCCGGCCTGGGCCAACCGCTGGTGGACAATCATGCCAGGGTCGGCACGCCGGTCGTCTCGAAGGCCGCCACGGTCTTTGCGAACCCCGCGCCGATCGGTTACAGCCAGGATTGTCTGGTGCGCACCCGGGCCTGGTATTACTACAAGCCCCGGGACAAGGAAAAATTCGAGCGGTGGTCGGAGGTGGTGCGGGACGTCGACAGCGTCAGCATCAACGGTGCCCAGGTGCCGTTCATCGTGCGCGTGGAAATGGGCACGATCAACCGTTTCATCTACGTCATCGCGGCGCTGAAGGGGCCTCATGAAACCCTCGCTGCCCCGAGTGCCGCGCACTGGAACGGCCGCCTGATCTACCAGTTTTCCGGTGGCGTCGGCATCGGGCACCGGCAAGGCAGGGTGAAGCCGTCGAGGGTCCTCGAGGGGCGGCGCGAGCAACTGGCGCAGGGCTATGCGGTGGTCGCGTCGACCGGCACGACGACTTCCACCCATTACAACATCTGGCTGGCCGAAGATACCGCGTTGCGCGTAAAGCGCCAGTTCGTCGCGCTGTACGGCGAACCGGATTACACGATCGGCGTGGGCGGGTCCGGTGGTGCGATTCAGCAGTATCTGTTGGCCCAGAACCGTCCCGGCCTGATCGATGCGGCGATCGCGCAGTATTCGTATCCCGACATGGTCACCCAGACCATCTGGGCGCTCGATTGCGAACTGCTTGAGTATTACTTCGACAGGACCGACCGCCGCAATCCGCTGTGGCACCAGGCCGAACATCGGCAATGGGTCGAAGGTCTCAACGCCAGCAACGATTACCAGGGTGAGGGCAGGGCAAGAAGAATCGCGACGACCACCCGGCTCGCCCTGCTGGCCGGCGAGCGTCGGCTGGCGGACGCCGAGGGCCAGACCGAATGCGTGGTCGGCTGGCGCGGGCTGACGCCGCTGGTGCTGAACCCGCGCTTCGCGTTCATCGAAGACCGACTTGCCAGACGGGTGTTCAGGCGTGTGCAGTGGAGCTATTTCGAGGATCTGAAGGATTTCTACGGCACCGATGCGCAGGGCTATGCGCGCATCCCGTGGGACAACGTGGGAGTCCAATACGGCCTGCGGGCGCTGCAGCGTGGGCAGATCGACGTCGAGCAGTTCCTGCGCCTCAATGCCCGTGTCGGCACCTGGAAGCCCGTCGCCGAGATGAAGCGCGAGCGTTTCTGGATCCTGCGCGGGGCCAGCAGCGATCTGCAGGATTTCTCGCCGTGGAGCGCGCACAACATGAATCGCGGCAAGACCCGCGACGCGCCGGCGCCGCGCTTCGAGGGCGACCGCCTGGCGATGGCAGCGGCGTATCGATCGGGCCAGGTCTTTCTGGGGCGGCTCGACATTCCGGTCATCGACGTGCGCCACTATCTGGAACCGGTGCTGGACATGCACCATGCTTCGGCGTCCTTTTCGGTGCGCGCGCGGCTCCTTGCGGCACAGGGAGATGCGGGAAACCAGGCGATCTGGGTCAGCGACAGGAAGCACGATCCGACCCCCGAGGCCTTCGCCGCGATCGAGCGATGGCTCGCGGCCAAGCGGGCACGTCCCGAGCAGTCCTGGTCCGCGCTGCGTCCGGCGGCCGCGAGCGATCGTTGTATCGATGCGCAGGGCAAGACGATGTTCAGCGGCGATCGGGTATGGGACGGCGAATGGAACCAGCGTCCGCCCGGCCCGTGCATGCGCGCCTATCCCATCTACGGCAATACGCGCATCGTCGCGGGCGACACGATACGCGGCGATCATTTCAAGTGCACGCTCCAGACGGTCGGCGAGGCGCTGGATGCCGGGCTCTACGAACCGATCGACATGCGTCCCTACCGGGCGCGACTGGAGCGGATCTTTCCGCAGGGCGTCTGTGACTACCGGCAGGCCGCTCAGGGCCGCCCGGCCGATCTGCCGGGGGCGGACAGCCCCGGCTGA
- a CDS encoding SphA family protein — protein MPPPGDYFLNYFGYYDGDLRDGDGDKVPGASVTAWFDALRWVKVTDQQLLGGNWAMHVILPVVQQELALGAGSKTVTGLGDLVFSPLVVAWHSGNWHWVAALDFYAPTGKYKSGEPRKNIGANYWSVEPVFAATWLSENGWEVSAKFMYNIKAKNNDFRPAPGAPKMDYESGDELHIDYLVGKRFGPWGAGLSGYYVKQTTDDELGGRKIPAAIGPWSAGRRGEVFAIGPSVSYTTKGGTLLVAQWQHETEAENRFRGDKAWFKLVTPF, from the coding sequence TTGCCGCCCCCGGGCGATTATTTCCTGAACTACTTTGGCTATTACGACGGCGACCTGCGCGACGGCGACGGCGACAAGGTGCCCGGCGCCTCGGTTACCGCGTGGTTCGACGCGCTGCGCTGGGTCAAGGTCACGGACCAGCAGCTCCTCGGCGGCAACTGGGCGATGCACGTGATCCTGCCGGTCGTGCAGCAGGAACTGGCCCTCGGGGCCGGCAGCAAGACAGTCACCGGGCTGGGCGACCTGGTGTTTTCACCGCTCGTCGTCGCTTGGCATTCCGGCAACTGGCACTGGGTTGCCGCGCTCGATTTCTACGCACCGACCGGCAAGTACAAATCGGGCGAGCCGCGAAAGAACATTGGCGCGAACTACTGGAGCGTAGAACCGGTGTTCGCGGCAACTTGGTTGTCGGAGAACGGCTGGGAGGTATCGGCCAAGTTCATGTACAACATCAAGGCGAAGAACAACGACTTCCGGCCCGCGCCGGGAGCGCCGAAGATGGACTACGAGTCCGGCGACGAGCTGCACATCGACTACCTTGTCGGCAAACGCTTCGGGCCCTGGGGGGCGGGCCTGTCGGGCTACTACGTGAAGCAGACGACCGACGACGAGCTCGGCGGCCGCAAGATCCCGGCGGCGATCGGCCCGTGGTCCGCGGGGCGCCGCGGCGAGGTGTTCGCGATCGGCCCGAGCGTCAGCTACACGACGAAAGGCGGCACGCTGCTGGTCGCGCAGTGGCAGCACGAAACCGAAGCCGAGAACCGCTTCCGCGGCGACAAGGCCTGGTTCAAGCTCGTGACGCCGTTCTGA
- a CDS encoding IS256 family transposase, with the protein MAGYDVSVGRDLLPGLLSGQDGLAKLVEAVLNQILEAQVTEALGAERHERTEERAGYRNGTRARTLYTRVGPVTLLVPQTRDGSFSTEIFKRYQRSEQAFVLALMEMVVQGVSTRKVSAITEELCGTSFSKSTVSALCAGLDGRVGAFNERRLEGDYPFVLVDALFIKSREGDRVVSRAALVVSGIRSDGYREILGVKIGDTESFATWDETFRWLKGRGLKGVMFVVSDSHGGLTQAVAKHFQGVTWQRCQVHLMRNILGSCSAKIRADVAAAAKLVFQAADMAEAKRRLAEFVERFEKTAAKAVACIEEGFADAMAVMALPEKYRRRLRTTNMQERLNEEIRRRERVIRIFPNDESALRLIGALLAEQNEVWQERRYLDMDEFAEWVAARAAAGESNNVVALAG; encoded by the coding sequence ATGGCTGGATATGATGTTAGCGTAGGGCGTGATTTGTTGCCAGGGCTGTTGAGCGGTCAGGACGGGCTGGCGAAACTGGTAGAAGCGGTTCTGAACCAGATACTGGAGGCGCAAGTGACAGAAGCGTTGGGAGCGGAGCGGCACGAACGCACGGAAGAGCGCGCCGGCTACCGCAACGGCACGCGAGCACGCACGCTCTACACACGGGTGGGGCCGGTGACGCTGCTGGTGCCGCAGACGCGGGATGGCAGCTTCTCGACAGAGATCTTCAAGCGTTACCAGAGGAGCGAGCAGGCGTTTGTACTGGCGCTGATGGAGATGGTCGTGCAAGGCGTCTCGACGCGGAAAGTATCGGCGATCACCGAGGAGCTGTGCGGCACGAGCTTTTCCAAATCGACGGTCAGCGCGCTCTGCGCCGGACTGGACGGACGTGTCGGTGCCTTCAACGAGCGACGGCTCGAAGGCGATTACCCGTTTGTTCTGGTCGATGCGCTGTTCATCAAGAGCAGGGAAGGCGACCGCGTCGTATCGCGCGCCGCACTGGTCGTGTCGGGCATCAGGAGTGACGGCTACCGCGAAATTCTCGGCGTGAAGATCGGCGACACGGAGAGTTTCGCCACTTGGGATGAGACGTTCCGCTGGCTCAAAGGCCGGGGGTTGAAAGGCGTCATGTTCGTCGTTTCCGACAGCCACGGCGGGCTGACGCAGGCGGTCGCAAAGCATTTTCAGGGGGTGACCTGGCAGCGCTGCCAGGTGCATCTGATGCGCAACATTCTGGGGAGCTGCAGCGCCAAGATCCGGGCCGACGTGGCGGCGGCAGCCAAACTCGTCTTCCAGGCGGCGGACATGGCCGAGGCCAAGCGCCGGCTCGCCGAATTCGTCGAGCGCTTCGAGAAAACGGCGGCAAAGGCCGTGGCGTGCATCGAGGAAGGTTTCGCCGACGCAATGGCGGTCATGGCGCTGCCAGAGAAATACCGGCGGCGGCTGCGCACGACCAACATGCAGGAGCGGCTCAACGAAGAGATTCGCCGTCGCGAGCGGGTGATCCGCATCTTCCCCAACGACGAATCCGCCCTGCGCCTGATCGGCGCCCTGTTGGCCGAGCAGAACGAGGTCTGGCAGGAAAGACGATATCTGGATATGGATGAATTCGCGGAGTGGGTCGCCGCCCGCGCCGCCGCCGGCGAGAGCAACAACGTTGTTGCTCTCGCCGGATAA
- a CDS encoding phenylacetate--CoA ligase family protein, whose translation MAFFNEATETLTRDKLEALQLQKLRAMLAELWQRNRFYTAKWTAAGVDPRDVGTLADVARLPFTTKSELMEAQQAANGSFGTNLTYPPEAYVRLHQTSGTTGVPLKVLDTAQSWDWFGRCWAHVFAGAGIGPADRVFLAFSFGPFIGFWSAVEGAHKIGATLIPGGGRDSLQRLELMRDTGATVLCCTPTYALRLAEVGRESGFDLTSIPLRATIHAGEPGANIPATKQRIESAWSAKCFDHAGASEIGAHSFECEHQPGGTHLIESEFIAEVIDPATGAPVAPGQRGELVLTNLGRWGFPILRYRTGDLVEVNHAPCACGRGFLRFEGGILGRADDMVTVRGVNVYPSGVENIIRKFTEVDEFRIHVRREHSLDEMDVEIELCEGADARIVHSIAEKLDSLLAFRPRVHHVGRNALPRFDMKARRFHVNREG comes from the coding sequence ATGGCATTTTTCAATGAAGCAACCGAAACCCTGACGCGCGATAAGCTCGAAGCGCTGCAGCTGCAAAAACTGCGCGCGATGCTCGCCGAGCTATGGCAGCGCAACCGCTTCTACACGGCGAAATGGACGGCTGCGGGGGTGGACCCGCGCGACGTCGGCACGCTCGCCGACGTCGCGCGGCTGCCGTTCACCACCAAGTCCGAGCTGATGGAGGCGCAGCAGGCAGCGAACGGGTCGTTCGGCACGAATCTGACGTACCCGCCCGAAGCTTATGTGCGGCTGCACCAGACGTCGGGCACGACCGGCGTGCCGCTGAAGGTGCTCGACACCGCGCAATCCTGGGACTGGTTCGGACGCTGCTGGGCGCACGTATTCGCTGGCGCGGGCATCGGTCCGGCCGACCGCGTGTTCCTGGCGTTCTCGTTCGGCCCGTTCATCGGCTTCTGGTCTGCTGTCGAAGGGGCGCACAAAATCGGCGCGACACTGATCCCGGGCGGCGGACGCGACTCGCTGCAGCGGCTCGAGCTGATGCGCGACACTGGCGCGACGGTGCTGTGCTGCACGCCGACCTACGCGCTACGGCTCGCCGAGGTCGGGCGCGAATCGGGCTTCGACCTCACGTCGATCCCGCTGCGCGCGACCATTCACGCCGGCGAGCCGGGCGCGAACATCCCGGCGACGAAGCAGCGTATCGAGTCGGCGTGGTCGGCGAAATGCTTCGACCACGCCGGCGCTTCCGAGATCGGCGCGCATTCGTTCGAATGCGAGCATCAGCCGGGCGGCACGCACCTGATCGAGAGCGAGTTCATTGCCGAGGTCATCGATCCGGCGACCGGCGCGCCGGTTGCGCCGGGCCAGCGCGGCGAGCTCGTGCTGACGAACCTGGGCCGCTGGGGTTTCCCCATACTGCGCTACCGCACCGGCGACCTGGTCGAGGTCAACCACGCGCCTTGCGCGTGCGGCCGCGGCTTCCTGCGTTTCGAAGGGGGCATCCTCGGCCGCGCCGACGACATGGTCACGGTGCGCGGCGTCAACGTCTATCCGTCCGGCGTCGAGAACATCATCCGCAAGTTCACCGAGGTCGACGAATTCCGCATCCACGTGCGCCGCGAGCACTCGCTCGACGAGATGGACGTCGAGATCGAGCTGTGCGAAGGCGCCGACGCCCGCATCGTGCATTCGATCGCCGAAAAGCTCGATTCGCTCCTCGCCTTCCGGCCACGCGTACACCACGTCGGCCGCAATGCACTGCCACGCTTCGACATGAAAGCGCGGCGCTTCCATGTCAACCGCGAGGGGTAA
- a CDS encoding NUDIX hydrolase — protein MTMKFCPECRTPLALAAVHGRERESCPACGYVAFHKPAPVVLAIIDHADHLVMIRRGLTPLAGYWAPPGGYVELGESLEDAVIREAREETGLDVVVDGFVGAYSQTGARALILAYRAHSTGGHPVAGDDAAELRLVAPGQLPLQRSPEGAPLLDRWFFDVIEDVTAPWKWGRRPAARSVAGR, from the coding sequence ATGACAATGAAATTCTGTCCGGAATGCCGGACGCCGCTTGCGCTCGCCGCGGTACATGGACGCGAACGGGAAAGCTGTCCGGCCTGCGGCTACGTCGCGTTCCACAAGCCGGCGCCGGTCGTGCTCGCGATCATCGATCACGCCGACCATCTCGTGATGATCCGCCGCGGGCTCACGCCGCTGGCCGGCTACTGGGCACCGCCCGGCGGCTATGTCGAACTCGGCGAGTCGCTGGAGGACGCGGTCATCCGCGAGGCGCGCGAAGAAACCGGCCTTGACGTCGTCGTCGACGGTTTCGTCGGCGCGTACTCGCAGACCGGCGCACGCGCGCTGATCCTCGCGTATCGCGCGCATTCCACCGGCGGGCACCCGGTCGCTGGCGACGACGCGGCCGAGCTGCGCCTCGTCGCGCCGGGCCAGCTGCCGCTGCAGCGTTCACCCGAAGGCGCGCCGCTCCTCGACCGCTGGTTCTTCGACGTCATCGAGGACGTCACCGCACCGTGGAAGTGGGGCCGGCGCCCCGCCGCGCGCTCGGTCGCCGGGAGATGA
- a CDS encoding CTP-dependent riboflavin kinase, producing MLLASVTRTGRFVRMSSAPHGSFEPVAGAKIPLAGMVTRGDGVGRRFTSLDWVVEEFRAKLGFVPHPGTLNLHMSGPRWRAARQSLAAAPGIAITSPAGFCGARCFRIRLAGRIDGALVLPDVADYPSHKFEIVAPVPVRATLGLGDGDRVTLQLDLTRSTVPLRVGASLDARTASRAQIAWLVRGEQS from the coding sequence ATGCTGCTCGCCTCCGTCACGCGCACGGGCCGCTTCGTCCGGATGTCGTCCGCCCCCCACGGCAGCTTCGAGCCCGTCGCCGGCGCGAAGATCCCGCTCGCCGGCATGGTCACCCGCGGCGACGGCGTCGGTCGCCGCTTCACGTCGCTCGACTGGGTGGTCGAGGAGTTCCGCGCGAAGCTCGGCTTCGTGCCGCACCCTGGCACGCTGAACCTGCACATGTCCGGCCCGCGCTGGCGCGCTGCGCGCCAGAGCCTGGCAGCGGCACCGGGCATCGCGATCACGTCGCCTGCGGGCTTCTGCGGCGCGCGATGCTTTCGCATCCGGCTCGCCGGGCGGATTGACGGCGCGCTGGTGCTGCCGGACGTCGCCGACTACCCGTCGCACAAGTTCGAGATCGTTGCGCCGGTGCCGGTGCGCGCGACGCTCGGCCTCGGCGACGGCGACCGCGTCACGCTGCAGCTCGATCTCACCCGCAGCACAGTCCCGCTTCGCGTCGGCGCGAGCCTCGACGCGCGCACCGCTTCGCGAGCGCAGATCGCGTGGCTCGTCCGAGGAGAACAGTCATGA
- a CDS encoding UbiX family flavin prenyltransferase — MRIVVGISGASGAIYGIRLLEVLKKIGVETDLVMSDSAKRTIIYETDYSINDVKLLASCVHDINDVGASIASGSFRHAGMVIAPCSIKTLSAVANSFNTNLLIRAADVTLKERRKLVLMIRETPLHLGHLRLMTQVTETGAVLVPPLPAFYHRPQTIDDIINQSVTKVLDQFDLDVDLFGRWTGNEERESAKAR, encoded by the coding sequence ATGAGAATAGTCGTCGGAATTTCCGGTGCCAGCGGCGCGATCTACGGCATCCGCCTCCTCGAGGTGCTGAAGAAGATCGGCGTCGAAACCGACCTCGTGATGTCGGATTCGGCCAAGCGCACGATCATCTACGAGACCGATTATTCGATCAACGACGTCAAGCTCCTCGCCTCCTGCGTGCATGACATCAACGACGTCGGCGCGTCGATCGCCAGCGGCTCGTTCCGCCACGCCGGCATGGTCATCGCGCCGTGCTCGATCAAGACGCTGTCCGCGGTCGCGAACTCGTTCAACACCAACCTGCTGATCCGCGCCGCCGACGTGACGCTGAAGGAGCGCCGCAAGCTCGTGCTGATGATCCGCGAGACGCCGCTGCACCTTGGCCACCTGCGGCTGATGACACAGGTCACCGAGACCGGCGCGGTGCTGGTGCCGCCGCTGCCGGCGTTCTACCATCGCCCGCAGACGATCGACGACATCATCAACCAGTCGGTGACGAAAGTGCTCGACCAGTTCGACCTCGACGTCGACCTGTTCGGCCGCTGGACCGGCAACGAAGAACGCGAATCCGCGAAGGCGCGCTGA
- a CDS encoding UbiD family decarboxylase: MAYSDLRAFLADLGDDLRHVRDEFDPRFEIAAVLRGLPAGAPAVLFDNIRGYPGTRVAGNLIASRPRLARALGTTEERLAQTWLQRKEHGVPPVMATGAVPVKEVVHRAPDDLLSLLPILTHHEKDAAPFITTGVVLCTDPETGRRGMGIHRMMVKGGRRLGILLANPPLPQFLARAEAAGRPLDVAIALGLEPATLLSSVVKVGPLVPDKMAIAGALRGEPVELVRAETVDVEVPARAEIVIEGRMLPGVRELEGPFGENTGHYFSNVSPVIEVSAVTHRDNFIYPGLCPWSAEVDALLSLAAGAELLGQLQALIGGVADLELAAGTSGFSAVIAVHDCTPADVRRLVMLALNLDRRLKMVTIVDDDVDIRDPREVGWALATRYQPARDTVVIHGCEAYVIDPSAAGNAASKVGFIATRASGAESDRITLPAAAAAKARAVIAELLS, translated from the coding sequence ATGGCTTATTCCGATTTGCGCGCCTTCCTCGCCGACCTCGGCGACGATCTGCGGCACGTCCGCGACGAGTTCGATCCGCGCTTCGAGATCGCGGCAGTGTTGCGCGGCCTGCCCGCGGGCGCGCCGGCGGTGCTGTTCGACAACATCCGCGGCTATCCCGGCACGCGCGTCGCCGGCAACCTGATCGCCAGCCGCCCTCGCCTCGCCCGCGCGCTCGGCACGACTGAAGAGCGGCTCGCGCAAACCTGGCTGCAGCGCAAGGAACACGGCGTGCCGCCGGTCATGGCCACGGGCGCGGTGCCGGTCAAGGAGGTCGTGCACCGCGCACCCGACGACCTGCTGTCGCTGTTGCCGATCCTGACCCACCACGAGAAGGACGCGGCGCCGTTCATCACCACCGGCGTCGTGCTGTGCACCGACCCCGAGACCGGCCGGCGCGGCATGGGCATCCACCGCATGATGGTCAAGGGCGGCAGGCGGCTCGGCATCCTGCTCGCGAATCCGCCGCTGCCGCAGTTCCTCGCACGCGCCGAAGCCGCAGGCCGGCCGCTCGACGTGGCGATCGCGCTCGGCCTCGAACCGGCGACGCTGTTGTCGTCAGTCGTCAAGGTCGGCCCGCTGGTGCCGGACAAGATGGCGATCGCCGGCGCGTTGCGCGGCGAACCGGTCGAGCTGGTGCGCGCCGAGACAGTCGACGTCGAAGTGCCGGCGCGCGCCGAGATCGTCATCGAAGGGCGGATGCTGCCGGGCGTGCGCGAGCTCGAAGGGCCGTTCGGCGAGAACACCGGGCATTACTTCTCGAACGTCAGCCCCGTCATCGAAGTGAGCGCGGTCACGCACCGCGACAACTTCATCTATCCCGGCCTGTGCCCGTGGTCGGCCGAAGTCGACGCGCTGCTGTCGCTCGCTGCCGGCGCCGAGCTGCTCGGCCAGTTGCAGGCGCTGATCGGCGGCGTCGCCGATCTGGAACTGGCCGCCGGCACGAGCGGCTTTTCCGCCGTCATCGCCGTTCACGACTGCACGCCGGCCGACGTGAGAAGGCTCGTGATGCTCGCGCTGAACCTCGACCGGCGCCTGAAGATGGTCACCATCGTCGATGACGACGTCGATATCCGCGACCCGCGCGAAGTCGGCTGGGCGCTGGCGACGCGCTACCAGCCCGCGCGCGACACCGTCGTGATCCACGGCTGCGAAGCCTATGTCATCGACCCGTCGGCCGCCGGCAACGCCGCTTCGAAAGTCGGCTTCATCGCGACGCGCGCGAGCGGCGCCGAGTCCGACCGCATCACCCTGCCTGCCGCCGCCGCGGCAAAAGCCCGCGCAGTCATCGCCGAACTGCTTTCCTGA
- the ppcG gene encoding phenylphosphate carboxylase subunit gamma: protein MNQWEVFVMDLAELPEGTELELSVRTLNPGLKKYTYQRVKAELSKSLDKFADRLQVRFGRGQLCNQQFSIRIIEQVQRMPAKYL, encoded by the coding sequence ATGAACCAGTGGGAAGTTTTCGTTATGGATCTGGCCGAACTGCCGGAAGGCACGGAGCTCGAACTAAGCGTGCGCACACTCAATCCGGGGCTGAAGAAATACACTTATCAGCGCGTCAAGGCTGAACTGTCGAAATCGCTCGACAAGTTCGCCGACCGCCTGCAAGTGCGCTTCGGGCGCGGCCAGCTGTGCAACCAGCAGTTCTCGATCCGCATCATCGAGCAGGTCCAGCGCATGCCGGCGAAGTATCTGTAG
- the ppcA gene encoding phenylphosphate carboxylase subunit alpha yields MAKISAPKNNREFIEACVRSGDAVRIRQEVDWDNEAGAIVRRVCELGEAAPFMENIKDYPGFSYFGAPLSTYRRMAISLGMDPASTLPQIGAEYLKRTNSEPIEPVVIDRRDAPCKENILLGDDVDLTKLPVPLVHDGDGGRYVGTWHAVITKHPVRGDVNWGMYRQMMWDGRTMSGAVFPFSDLGKALTEYYLPRGEGCPFATAIGLSPLAAMAACAPSPIPEPELCGMLSGEAVRLVKCETNDLEVPADAEIIIEGMILPDYKVEEGPFGEYTGYRTSPRDFRVTFRVDAITYRNNATMTISNMGVPQDEGQLLRSFSLGLELEKLLKSQGIPVTGVYMHPRSTHHMMIVGVKPTYAGIAMQIAQLAFGSKLGPWFHMVMVVDDQTDIFNWDEVYHAFCTRCNPERGIHVFKNTTGTALYPHATPHDRKYSIGSQVLFDCLWPVDWDKTNDVPSVVSFKKVYPQDIQDKVTNSWTDYGFKPVK; encoded by the coding sequence GTGGCAAAGATTTCGGCACCGAAGAACAACCGCGAATTCATCGAGGCCTGCGTAAGATCCGGCGACGCGGTACGCATCAGGCAGGAAGTGGACTGGGACAACGAGGCCGGCGCGATCGTGCGCCGCGTCTGCGAGCTTGGCGAAGCCGCCCCGTTCATGGAGAACATCAAGGACTATCCGGGCTTCAGCTACTTTGGCGCGCCGCTGTCGACATACCGCCGCATGGCGATCTCGCTCGGCATGGACCCGGCTTCCACCTTGCCCCAGATCGGCGCCGAGTACCTCAAGCGCACCAACAGCGAGCCGATCGAACCGGTCGTGATCGACCGCCGCGACGCCCCGTGCAAGGAAAACATCCTGCTCGGCGACGACGTCGACCTGACGAAGCTGCCGGTGCCGCTCGTGCATGACGGCGACGGCGGCCGCTACGTCGGCACGTGGCACGCGGTGATCACCAAGCACCCGGTGCGCGGTGACGTGAACTGGGGCATGTACCGCCAGATGATGTGGGACGGCCGCACGATGTCGGGCGCGGTATTCCCGTTCTCGGATCTGGGCAAAGCGCTGACCGAGTACTACCTGCCGCGCGGCGAAGGCTGCCCGTTCGCGACCGCGATCGGCCTGTCGCCGCTCGCCGCGATGGCCGCGTGCGCGCCGAGCCCGATTCCCGAGCCGGAATTGTGCGGCATGCTGTCGGGCGAGGCGGTGCGGCTCGTCAAATGCGAGACCAACGACCTCGAAGTGCCGGCCGATGCCGAAATCATCATCGAAGGCATGATCCTGCCCGACTACAAGGTCGAGGAAGGCCCGTTCGGCGAATACACCGGCTACCGCACGAGCCCGCGCGACTTCCGCGTGACTTTCCGCGTCGATGCGATCACGTATCGCAACAACGCGACGATGACGATCTCGAACATGGGCGTGCCGCAGGACGAGGGGCAGCTCTTGCGCTCGTTCTCGCTCGGGCTCGAGCTGGAAAAACTGCTGAAGAGCCAGGGCATCCCGGTGACCGGGGTGTACATGCACCCGCGCTCGACGCACCACATGATGATCGTCGGCGTGAAGCCGACCTACGCCGGCATCGCGATGCAGATCGCGCAACTCGCGTTCGGCTCCAAGCTCGGGCCGTGGTTCCACATGGTCATGGTGGTCGACGACCAGACCGACATCTTCAACTGGGACGAGGTCTATCACGCCTTCTGCACGCGCTGCAATCCGGAACGCGGCATCCACGTGTTCAAGAACACCACCGGCACGGCGCTGTATCCGCACGCGACGCCGCACGACCGCAAGTACTCGATCGGCTCGCAGGTGCTGTTCGACTGCCTGTGGCCGGTCGACTGGGACAAGACCAACGACGTGCCGTCGGTCGTCAGCTTCAAGAAAGTCTATCCGCAGGACATCCAGGACAAAGTCACGAACAGCTGGACCGACTACGGCTTCAAGCCGGTGAAATAA